The genomic DNA TGGTTGTTTCATTGTCTCCATGACACCTTTTAGATCATGTTCCATGTACTCCATAACCATAAAAATACTATCTAGACTACTTCCAACTACTACTTCCTTAACATCCACAATCGAAGGATggtggaaagacaagaggatATTTATTTCCCTTAGAGAGGTTAATGGAAAACCTTCTCGCTCCTTCTCCATTTTTACCTTCTTCAGTGCAACAATCTCATTTGTCTTCTTATCCCTTGCTCTATATACAACACCGTATGTGCCCTCATTAATTTTGTTGAGCCTCTCAAACTCATCAACACTTCTGCAACCTTGAAGCATATTGATACACCTGTGTGGTGCCTTCACTGGTTCAGGTGTTTCAGGTCTGCGAGCTTCATCCTCTGAATCAGTATCTGACATTCTATTTTGTGCATCACTGTCACTGGCCTGCCCCCTGTCAACATCCATATAGTCATCTTTATCTACTACAAAATCTTCTTTCTCGTCGTTACCCATTCTCCCAGAGTCAGATGACCTAGACATGGTCCTTCCTCCAGAGATATCACTGACCACAACCTCACCAAGTTCTGGACTTGCCCTTTTCCACTGCCCTGGCACAGAGTCTGCAGGTGATGCACTTTTCTTCTTCATTGATGCTTcaacatcttcttcatcatcattaGCACCAGCCCATCTTGAAGTTGATATGTTCCTCATTGTTGGatattcctcttcctcctcagcCACCCTATTCTCCTCATGCTCTGGCAACTGCTTAGCACTCTCTGTACCAACAGTAGGCTCCACATCCATAGGTGACTTCTCCACAGCTAATATCACTGGGATGTGGTCTTTTGGAGGCAATGGTGGAGGTGGTGGGAGCTCAGCAGGCTCAGATTCTACCACTTTCTTGGCACCTGTTGCATCAGAATGTGGCGGCTTTGGGCTCTCCCTGTCCCAAATTATGGGCGAGAATTTCCTCTTCTTGCTCGGAGACGAGACCGCTGCACCAGCCATAGCTGATGCGGCCGCAGCCTGGCCCTCCCTGCTAGAACTGGTAATTCCATTCTCCCTTCCTCTATGCGGCCTCCCACCGGAGTCATCGGACGCACTGCCGCTCAGCACCTCACCGGGCTCACAGTCACCGAGCCTACCCGCGAGGCGGCTCCTGGGtgggggcgagcggcggcgaccgtGGCCGTTGGCGTAGTCCCTGCCACCCCTGCTGCGcccgccgtcgcggcggcggtccgCGTCGCGATGGCGGCCGCCaagatggtggtgctgctcTTTACTCCTCCTGGAGGCCTCCGCGTCGAGCTCCCGCTCCCTCGCCTCGTAGTCCCTGTACCCTCCGTGGCGCCCAGCGGCCATAAGCGAACCGAACGAGCCCCGCACGAGGTTCCGCGGCAAACCCTAGATCCGTACCAAAACCTAGAAAAATTCGGCGGGGGTTCGGACCAGGATGGAGTTCGGATCTGACCTTTTGGATCGGGCGGCCTCTtggacgccggccgccggccgggcacgGAGGAGTATGCGAGAAGGGTCGGGAACGCGGCGTCAAAGGGGTGTGTGGTGGTTGGTGCGGCGGCGATGCggaagagaggaggaagggacgGAAGCGACTGCTCCTCGGGCGGCCGCTCCGCGTTGTTACGGGTCGGCTCCCGGCTTTTTCCTTTTCGGGCTTCGTTCGAGGAACCCGCGGCCTCCGTGCGTACGTGGTTCCGCGCGTGTATGACGGGTGGGGCCGAGGGTAGGGAGGTCGCATGTGTGTATGACTGGGTGCGTACGTGGTTCTTTGGGCTGGGCCGCTGGGTGTTCCAAACGCCCACCCAggctccgcgccggcgccgcctccccccTTCCTTCCTTTTCCTTCCTCGCCTCCCCTCTTCAAATCTGCCGGCCGACGCACCCCTCCCCCGAACGCCGCACAAGTGCAGCTCCCAATccggaggcgaggcgaggcccaAACCCTAGCAACCGGGAGCTATGGCGCCGCCCAGGCTCACGGAGTACTTTCCTGAGAAGCGGAATCTGGTGAGTGGGCTTCATGATGACCTGTCTGGAAGGCGTGCTTCGATTTTTTATTAGGTTTTGGTATCCTCGATCGATTAGTCCTGGTCGGATTAGCTCGCGGACTTCCTCACTTTCGAAATTAGTGCTGGATTGGTAAAAAAAAACTGGGGATGATGGGTTCCTGTCTGCCGCCATTGATGCTCAAATGTGGCATCTCACAGTTATGCAGGACTAGACTTGATCTGGCTATTGGATTCTCCTTATCTGAGTAGGAAATTGGAATGCCTCTGCCGTGGTGATATAGAATTCGTTATTGATTAGAATTTTCAAATCTGTGTGCATTGTGCTGAAGTGATAGATTATTAGGTCAATATTTTCTTCTGTCCATTGGTAGTGGTTGTTACACGAGGTTCGAGAATCACACCAGAATAGGACTAGAAAAGTTTCAGGTACGATAAGAAGATGACGACTTTAGAAACACTTTCTCGCGCGTTGTCTCAAACATGTTTACTTTTGGAAAAAAAACTGTCCTTTACCCTTGTTATTTTACTTATTCACGCCTTGACTAATGGTTTGTTGCTATGTTTAGGAGGATCTGTGGTTATCCGCTTTCCTTGTTGGCACTGAGGTTTGCTCCCATCCCTGCCTTCTTTTATTCATATAGCGTGTATGTTAGAGATGCACATCTGGACATAGCTTAGAGCTTTTCCTTAACAACTTATGTAACTTGACATATCATCTGCAGTGGGAAAACATGGATAAGATAAAGGAATTCAACTGGAACTTCGAAAACTTAGAGGTATGGTGATCGATCTTAATCTTGTAAATTCCTTTTGCTTTTTGAATGTGCTCTCCTTACAGTGATATGTGGTTTTGTTGGTGAACAGAAAGCATTAGAAGAAGGGGGGGGGGACTTTATGGGAAGACAGTATATGTGTTTGGAAGCACTGAACGTAAGTGCACTTCCTTCTCAGCTAGTTTCTGAAGTTACTTTGGCTAACACTAATCCTTGATGCATGCTTGTTAATCTTTGTAACATTTCAGTAATCAGCACGCCAGCAGCACACTGTTGTTATCTGGTCTAAATTTAATCTGATTTTTTTATCTTGAAGAGCCATTAGTCTGGTTTAGTAAGATTTAACAATTCTATCCATGTAGTACTGTTCATTTTAAACATTAGGCATGAGCACTATCAATTCGTCTAAGAAGGAATCAATAGAGTTATATGTTGGATGTGTAAAAGTGGATATTGGTATAGACTATCCATTTTATTTTCTTACTAGTTTTACTAGCCTGTAGAATATTGTTCCGTACGTGTCTAATTCGCTATTGTTGACATGCAGCTCAGCTATTGTATGTTAATGGTGAATCGAAGATAGTGCTTATTCCAGTTATAGTTGTTGTAAGTTTTATCTACCATCTAGGCTGTACCTATACGATGATTATATTACTCCACTATTTGAGTTCCAAAACTTGTTATTAGAAAATGCGCTATGGAAAATGGTCGTGTAGTTCTACATCATCTTAAGCTGAAGAGCTCATACAATATATATCAGCTAAAGAATCCAGCATTTATGTTTATACTTCTGCATTACCAAACAATTCATACCATCTTTGGTATATGTTATTCTTTACTATTTTTATGTAAAATTGTTGATTGGGCTAgatgaaaaaattatatatcAGATTCTAAGATAATTTTGTGACAAACCTTTTGAAAATAGAGAAAGGTAAGAAACTTCACTTAGCTTGTTGGTGATATGACTAAGGGGACTATATTTGGTAGGCACGTTCGGTACCTTCTATAGTTTGTTCTGTAATATTTTTGTGCTCGAAGTTTTCTTTATTGGATTACCTGGTGTCCTGGTCAAAAAGATTTGGCTTGCGACCCTTTCACTGATGTTTTGACTCTTAAATGCTGCAATGAATGTGTATTTTTTGACAATCGTATTTTGTGACGGCTTGATCAAATAATTTGTTTGAGGCCAAAATAATGGGTGGTGGGTCTCATTTAtcacttgattttttttatgttgcagGTAGACTGTCCTTTGCCTCCATCAGATAAGATTGGCATTAATTCTGTCCAAAGGGAAAATGAAGAAATACTGCCAATGAAGGCGATGAAGATGGCATGGGTGCCTTATGTTCCCCTTGAGGACCGGTACTTCTATGTTATTATATTGAGCAATATCTGTAGCCTATGGTTTTCATTGCTTACATATACCTTTTGTCGAGCCATCAGAACTTATATTTCTCACTTTGGTATCACTTTGTTTATAGGCTCAGCAGGATTGATagtttgaaaacaaaaatattcaCTCTCGGTTGCACCCAGCGAAGGTCAGTTGATTTATGAATTTATGTTTCTGAAATTTCGTGCATTAAGGTATATATTTTCATGTCTGTTGCTATTCATTTACATGGCATTTTCATTCTCATCCAGTGAGGTGCCATATTGCATTTTTAAGCTCTGCTATTCCATTGGGTACAATTTTACAAAATCTCAGATTCTTATACCTTTTGCAGGTCTGCACTAAAGCATCTCAAAACCGAGAGAGTCAAGAAGTTTGACTACTGCATGCCCTGTAAGCTGAATTGGGTTTATTTTTTATAGGCTTGTATTGCTTCTCCGTGAATACCCATTGTTACTTTAGGATCCTTGAAATACCTTTTATCCTTAGACTGAGGCCCAAATGCTGTAAATACCCTTGGTGCATCAGTCCAAGATCATGTAAATGACTCTGCTTTAATGTGTGCATATATTCTGTGGAGCTGCAACCACATCTTTTAAATGGTTGCAATGCATCTCTATGTTCATTCATTGGAATGGCAGTTGAAGTAATATGCTCATGAACAAACACATTGTCTTCTAAACTAAGATGTACCTAGTTGGCTGATTTGCATTGTTGGTTGACTAGTTATTTCCTGCTAGTATGCTACCGAATCATCATGTGCAGTTACATATCGATTATTTCCTAATAATTCGATAGCACGTGATAGCATATCTTAAGTTTGGCTGGTCTTGGTTGCTGTTTGTGCCTTGAAGATAATTTTTGCAACGTGTTTTAAGGTGTTCAAAACACATTTTGTAGTCGTGATGTAAATCCATGCATCAATGCATTTTGTGTTACAAAAGCTCTAGGCATGCGGTGAGGTGGTGCCTAGTGCGTAATGATGACCACCTAGTGAGGCAGCCACCTGTGCAGCAAGCATAAGTTAGGTGTCGTGGTGGTGGCATGACGATGTCATTAATCATTTGAAATTAAGACATTCCCATTGAATCCTTATGTGGCACATGTGTTCTCGAATACCCACACAAATCATCAAACTGTTCTACTAGTTCATTAAGTTGTCTGGTTTAATGGCATTATATGGTTTTCATGATCTTTTTCTGAGTAACCTCATATGAGTACagaccttttttttttactatcGCTGCAGATTACATGCCATTGCAACCAATTGAAGACCAAGATGACACAGTTATCAATTTCTTATATCCTCTCGAACCACCGGTAAGATTCCATTTGTGGGTTTGTTTCGTTGAGCAGTATTACCTAAAAATCAAGAATTGTTTCTTTATTTATCGGTCATACATTATTTGTTATATATCATAGAGGGGAGGGAACATAATTTCCAGAGAAATGAATTTAGAAGTTGCAGCATCTGCAACACTGTTTACACCTACTATGAATTTATTCACTTGCCATGTTGAGCATGTATGAGTCTTCTTAGACTCTTTCTCTTAAGATAATGATGCATAGCTCTCCTGcacgttcgagaaaaaaatgtaTTCAGTTGCATGCGTAACTAGGTTTGTATTTGTGATGATTTTCTATTGAATGAAGTATTATAATTATTGTCCTAATTTTCATCACAAATATCAACATCTGCATTACAGCTCATTTCTTCTGGCTTATATGGTGCTCACTAGGCTACTCATGCGGTCATGCATATCCCATGATCATCAgtgtatatttttttaataggATTTTTTATGCTTCTGGCATCTGCCATCACCCTTGCTGCACAAGTCAACATTGTCGACCACTCTGCGTCTCCCCTTGCTAGTACATAACCATGTGGTCATTGTTCTCATGCCTTTTAATTTTGTCACCTGTGTCGCAATTGGCTGGATGTTTGACCTCTAAGCTATTTAGGCATATCACAATTAATCATGCAAACTTTAATAGAGGATCGGTTATTGAAGTTTCTCTCTATTTATGTGCAGTGACATATAAATCTCCTCACCCTGCTTTCCACTTTTAGCTGATCCTTCAAACATTAAGTGTATTTAGTGCCTCCTAATTTATGCATGAGTTCTGATTTCATATAACCGTCGATTGTTGCCATGTATCACTATGTTTACTTTGTGCTGCTCTCTGCAGATAGTAGATGACTTTGACTGGGAAATGGATGATTATGAGGTTTGCGTTGGAATTTGTTTTGCTCCAATCTGATACTCTAGAGTAGTCACCCATGAATGTGCATTAGTGCATACGCATCGAATGGCTTGAACATTGTGTTGCTATGCAGGATTTTGCTGATCAGAAAGTCAGATGACGACCTGCCGGAAGATGAGAAAGAAAAATTTAAGGTACAGTATTAGTTTTGTGCTTATAATCCATAAAGCTAAACTTAGCATTATTTACAGTAGTTCCTTAACCTACCTAATTTTGCCGCTGTGTTTAAAATAAACAGAAATTTTTAAAGGATAAAGTTAGAGAAAGGAAGAGGGAACTGAAACAGGTCCACAAATACCTGACATATTTACTTTGTTTACAAGAGATTTACTGCATCAGTATTCACTTTTTCTGAAACTTCTGCAGGCTAAAGAAGCCAGGAAGAAAGCGATCGGTGATATGGATCCTAAGAAAAAAGAGGCATTTGAAAATATCAAATTTTACAAATTTTATCCTGTGAAAACCCCGGAAACACCAGATGTTGACAGTGTAAAGGTATGAAGTGGTGTTCTGTCTTCACTAATCAAAACATCTGAACCTCTTTTGAACCAGATCTGACTCTGTATCTATTGTTTTCCGCAGTCAAAGTACATCAACAGATATTACCTGAACGCACATTATCTGATCTAGGCATTCTGGATCTCGCATGTTATCAGACCATATGTTGCATCTGAAGCCCGTTGTGCACTCGTGCTGGAGTTATTACCCTCACTCATCCAAGTATCCCTTTCCTTGGGCATCTTCTTTTATTGCCCGGCTGTATAACATCTTGACTTCTTGGGGATAGATTATTATTGTGCAACAATCAGGGGGTCAAGGTTGTTGTAAGTGTAAATAGGCGGTTCAGGAACAGTTTGTTCCCCTTTTCATCTAGTAAAGTTTGGGCAGAGAATACCTGTGTTTCCTGATATCTTTGTGCAACAGATTTTCACATGCAAGGTATGTTTCGCCTTGATGCGAGCTtcattcagagtttcagacacGGTTTAGAATCACGTGGGTGTAGGCATGGATCTCATAACAGGCATCACAAACTCGTGACACTTCATGATCAGGCATCGACAATTTGTAAATGAGTTAACTAGCCGCAGCTGTTGATAGTTCTCCCTACGTCCCGGAGGTGTGGCGGCGGTAGGGCAAGCAGAGCAGCAGCCCATCTCTACTGCGTCTAGCCTCTGTTGATCGGCTCTCCTGCTGCTGTTAAGAAGCATGGCACCCGTTCACGTTCAGCTCCATCTCCGCCGGCTCCGCCGGCTTCTCCCGTTGCGGGCATTTGCAGCTGGTCTGGGCCGTTAGACCGTCCACAGCgataggaggaaatggaggagtaaatctactgtttggcactgtagatgtactgtttggcactgtagacagagagggcgtgggaaacgaggcaagagcaaatttgctcttgctcttgccattgTGGACAGCCTTAGCCATATGCTCgacggaacgccgccgcgcctcgaAACTTGGTCGTGGAACTATGGAAGTGGTTCTCTGTAAGCTGGAGAAGCCAAGGACTGAGCttaagggcctgtttggataCGATTATAAGCTGCTTTTCCGGCGAGAGAACGCGAGAAGCGAAAAAATCCCGCCAAACGCCTTGCGATACGGTCGATTATCTACGTCGCGGCTTCAGTTGGCGGGCAGAGTTTGTACTGAAAATCAAGAATCGGAAAATCGCAGCCACAATCTCGATTCTCTGCATCGCCGCGAGGCCCAGTCACGGGTTCCTCGTGAGCGAAGACAAACAGGCCCTAAGGGATCCGAGCTTAAGCGGGAGGGAGAAAGGCTACACTGGCCCATGGTCGCAATGGGCTTGGCCCAAGTTGAGAACACGGCAATGATGGGCTATCAATGAAATGGAACTTCTGGGCCATGTTTGGATAAAACCAtcaaaacttttgcacaaaaagaCAAATGGATgaatgaagtactaaatgaagtttatttgcaaaacccttTTAGGAataggtgtaatttttcgagacgaatctaatgagccaagtttcatcattagtggctacagtgatgctacagtaaccgcgctcaatcatcctctaatcatgcggtcaaagacctcattagctagagcaactgctacagtacc from Panicum virgatum strain AP13 chromosome 7N, P.virgatum_v5, whole genome shotgun sequence includes the following:
- the LOC120680635 gene encoding cyclin-dependent kinase G-2, which translates into the protein MAAGRHGGYRDYEARERELDAEASRRSKEQHHHLGGRHRDADRRRDGGRSRGGRDYANGHGRRRSPPPRSRLAGRLGDCEPGEVLSGSASDDSGGRPHRGRENGITSSSREGQAAAASAMAGAAVSSPSKKRKFSPIIWDRESPKPPHSDATGAKKVVESEPAELPPPPPLPPKDHIPVILAVEKSPMDVEPTVGTESAKQLPEHEENRVAEEEEEYPTMRNISTSRWAGANDDEEDVEASMKKKSASPADSVPGQWKRASPELGEVVVSDISGGRTMSRSSDSGRMGNDEKEDFVVDKDDYMDVDRGQASDSDAQNRMSDTDSEDEARRPETPEPVKAPHRCINMLQGCRSVDEFERLNKINEGTYGVVYRARDKKTNEIVALKKVKMEKEREGFPLTSLREINILLSFHHPSIVDVKEVVVGSSLDSIFMVMEYMEHDLKGVMETMKQPYTQSEVKCLMLQLLEGVKYLHDNWVLHRDLKTSNLLLNNRGELKICDFGLSRQYGSPLKPYTQLVVTLWYRAPELLLGTKEYSTAIDMWSVGCIMAELLAKEPLFNGKTEFEQLDKIFRTLGTPNEKIWPGYAKLPGVKVNFVKQPYNRLRDKFPAASFSGRPILSEAGFDLLNSLLTYDPDKRISADDALKHKWFSEVPLPKSKDFMPTFPALNELDRRTKRYMKSPDPLEEQRLKELQGNISNRGLFG